In Hyphomicrobiales bacterium, the sequence GCGGCGGGTGCCGTCGTTGCGTCGTGGGCCTGCTTCGATGGTGATAGCTTGTGCCGGACAAATTGCTTCACACAATTTACAGGCAATGCAACGTTCTTCGCCGTTTGGATAACGACGCAATGCATGCTCACCACGAAAACGCGGGCTGATTGCCCCTTTTTCATAAGGGTAGTTGATGGTTACTTTAGGTCTGAAGAAATAGCGCATCGTCAACACGATGGCGCTGAAAAATTCCTTCAAGAAAAGTGCCTTACCGGCTTGAACAAGTGAATTCATAAGTCTGCATCCCCGTCTTTACGGGCCCCATCCTGTCAGTAAGAGAATAAAGGCCACAAAGAAGACCATGAAGAGTGAAATTGGGAGGAACACTTTCCAACCAAGGCGCATCAATTGGTCGTAGCGATAACGTGGAACGAACGCTTTAACCAATGATACCATAAAGAACACCAAGCCGACTTTGAGTACGAACCAAACGACACCTGGAACCCAAGTGAATGGTGCGAAGTCAAACGGCGGCAACCAACCACCCAAGAAGAGCACGGTTGTCATAGCGCACATGAACAAGATCGCGGCATATTCGCCGAGCATGAACATCACGTAAGGAGTAGATGAATACTCAACCATGAAACCTGCTACCAATTCAGATTCAGCTTCTGGCAAATCGAATGGCGGACGGTTTGTTTCTGCCAACAGTGACACAAAGAAGATGATGAAGAGTGGGAACAGTGCGAACCAGTGCCAATCAAGGAAAGACGCTGGAAGGCCAATCATTGTGCCCGGTCCTTCTTGTTGCGCTAGAACAATTTCGCTCATGTTGAGTGACCCAACGCATAGCAGCACGGCAACGATAACAAAGCCGATAGAGACTTCGTAAGAGATCATTTGAGCAGCTGAACGAAGTGCACCAAGGAATGGGTATTTAGAGTTTGAAGCCCAACCGCCCATAATCACGCCGTAAACTTCGAGCGATGTAATGGCGAAAATGAAGAGGATGCCGACATTAATGTCTGAAATCACCCAGCCCGCATTAACAGGCATAACAACCCAAGCGGCCAAACCGAGCGTCACTGTGACGAGTGGTGCAAGCAAGAAAACCGCTTTGTTGGAACCTGAAGGAACAATAGGCTCTTTCAAGATAAATTTCAGCGCATCAGCAAAAGCTTGCAACAAACCCCATGGGCCAACAACGTTTGGACCACGGCGCATTTGCACGGCTGCCCAGATTTTACGGTCGGCATAAGTTGAATAAGTCACACCGATGAGAACAATTGCTAGTAGCAAAAAGCTCTGACCGACAATGATCGCACCGGGGATGATATAGGTATCAATAAATTCCATTGTCCTGCCCTACTCCGCCGCTTCTGCGCGTTGCTTCATGGCGAGTGCTGAACAATCAGCCATCACTTTAGAAGCCCGTGCAATCGGGTTCGTGAGATAAAAATCGCTGACAATCGAACTGAATGCCGCTTTGTTTATTTTGCCGCCTGCTTTCGCGATACCTGCCACAGCAGATGCATCACTTTCAGCAATATCGCCAACAAGTGCCATGTGAGGATGCGCTTCATAAAGTGCAGCACGCAAGGCGCCTAGATTGTCGTATGGGAGTGTGTGACCTAGCACATCAGACAAGGCACGTAAGATTGCCCAATCTTCGCGCGCTTCACCAGGGGCGAATGCGGCGCGGGTTGTCATTTGCACACGGCCTTCTGTGTTGACGTAAGTTGCTGACTTCTCAGTATATGTCGCCGCAGGCAAGATAACGTCAGCGCTATGTGCGCCGTTGTCACCGTGTGAACCGATGTAAACTTTAAAGGCATCGCCCTTTAGGGAGACTTCGTCAGCGCCGAGCATAAAGACAACATCAAGGCCGCCCATGTCTGCTGCTTTTACACCGTCGTTTGCCGGAACAAAACCGATGTCCAAGCCGCCAACCATGCTGGCTGCGTTATGAAGAACAGCAAAGCCATTCCAGTCAGCAGTCGTTGCGCCGAACTTGTCAGCTACTGCCGCAGCGTTGGCTAAAATCACAGCACCATCAGCACGCGTCAATGCGCCTTGACCGATGATGATCAACGGACGTTTTGCTGATTTCAATGCTTTTGCAAAAGACCCTTTGCCACCAGCAAGTTCTGCAAGGCTATCACCGCCTGCGCCGATGTATGTGGTGTCATATGTAAGGTCAGCAGCTTCGCCGATCACGCCAATTGGCAATGTGCCTTCTGACGCACGCCATGCTTTGCGGATGCGAGCATTAAGAAGTGCGGCTTCCACGCGTGGGTTTGTGCCAACAAGCAAAATCGCGTCAGCATCTTCGATGCCTTCAATTGTGGCATTGAATGTGTAGCTTGCACGGCCCTTTGATGGGTCAAGTGCATTGCCTGATTGGCGACAATCAACGTTTGATGAGCCGAGTGCTTCAAGCAATTGTTTTGCCGCAAACATTTCTTCAACGCCAGATAGATCACCAGCAATTGCGCCGATTTTCTCACCAGATGTTGCCGACACTTTTTCAGCAATTGCTGCAAAAGCTTCTGACCAGCTTGCCGGAGCAAGTTTGTCGCCGCTACGAATATAAGGGCGATCGAGGCGCTGTGTGCGAAGACCATCCCAGATGAACCGTGTCTTGTCTGAAATCCACTCTTCGTTGATTTCTTCGTTCAACCTTGGCATCACGCGCATTACTTCGCGACCACGTGTATCCACACGGATAGCAGAACCAAGCGCATCCATAACGTCGATGCTTTCCGTCTTGTTCAGTTCCCAAGGACGGGCCTGAT encodes:
- the nuoG gene encoding NADH-quinone oxidoreductase subunit NuoG, with protein sequence MSDTSKIVVDGEEIEVPSHFTLLQAAEAAGAEVPRFCFHDRLSVAGNCRMCLVEVKGGPPKPAASCAMGVRDLRPGPEGQAPEIFTKTPMVKKAREGVMEFLLINHPLDCPICDQGGECDLQDQAMAYGIDGSRFQENKRAVEDKYIGPLVRTKMTRCIHCTRCVRFTTEVAGVSDLGLIGRGEDAEITTYLESSMSSELQGNVVDLCPVGALTSRPYQDQARPWELNKTESIDVMDALGSAIRVDTRGREVMRVMPRLNEEINEEWISDKTRFIWDGLRTQRLDRPYIRSGDKLAPASWSEAFAAIAEKVSATSGEKIGAIAGDLSGVEEMFAAKQLLEALGSSNVDCRQSGNALDPSKGRASYTFNATIEGIEDADAILLVGTNPRVEAALLNARIRKAWRASEGTLPIGVIGEAADLTYDTTYIGAGGDSLAELAGGKGSFAKALKSAKRPLIIIGQGALTRADGAVILANAAAVADKFGATTADWNGFAVLHNAASMVGGLDIGFVPANDGVKAADMGGLDVVFMLGADEVSLKGDAFKVYIGSHGDNGAHSADVILPAATYTEKSATYVNTEGRVQMTTRAAFAPGEAREDWAILRALSDVLGHTLPYDNLGALRAALYEAHPHMALVGDIAESDASAVAGIAKAGGKINKAAFSSIVSDFYLTNPIARASKVMADCSALAMKQRAEAAE
- the nuoH gene encoding NADH-quinone oxidoreductase subunit NuoH, with protein sequence MEFIDTYIIPGAIIVGQSFLLLAIVLIGVTYSTYADRKIWAAVQMRRGPNVVGPWGLLQAFADALKFILKEPIVPSGSNKAVFLLAPLVTVTLGLAAWVVMPVNAGWVISDINVGILFIFAITSLEVYGVIMGGWASNSKYPFLGALRSAAQMISYEVSIGFVIVAVLLCVGSLNMSEIVLAQQEGPGTMIGLPASFLDWHWFALFPLFIIFFVSLLAETNRPPFDLPEAESELVAGFMVEYSSTPYVMFMLGEYAAILFMCAMTTVLFLGGWLPPFDFAPFTWVPGVVWFVLKVGLVFFMVSLVKAFVPRYRYDQLMRLGWKVFLPISLFMVFFVAFILLLTGWGP
- the nuoI gene encoding NADH-quinone oxidoreductase subunit NuoI, producing the protein MNSLVQAGKALFLKEFFSAIVLTMRYFFRPKVTINYPYEKGAISPRFRGEHALRRYPNGEERCIACKLCEAICPAQAITIEAGPRRNDGTRRTTRYDIDMVKCIYCGFCQEACPVDAIVEGSNFEFATETREELYYDKDKLLDNGARWERELAQNIALDAPYR